A DNA window from Mya arenaria isolate MELC-2E11 chromosome 17, ASM2691426v1 contains the following coding sequences:
- the LOC128223893 gene encoding uncharacterized protein LOC128223893, which yields MSKKLSFATEYKDSLDSVAKKRYEQKITIVGGVDPYATDLVWSKDVACLPSVTHIDIVHYLLFTPSPYTKEDLKAWKSLDAVNQLCSGWVQERSSYKTNNHVIVTAKVLHSQRLREKPLRPWVIVKPDGVVEGAHCNCMAGLGEACTHIAALLFSISAAVQIRDSQTCTQSAAYWKIIPASVKTIRYKTVSNINFTSAKTAKKHFDDNLQCMNNGEIPVTNTPSVRKVKTPRASEADFMSFCQKLSVLKSKPAVLSVIEPYAADYVPTCEKRDFPLILSELKDPDMIGEPLCTVQSKCKNIRVSCSKEQSENVEVETRLQSKSKLWNQFRAGRITASNMRSVVFTDPDKPSKSLVKKICYPETQCFQTEAMKWGTVNERVALKQFVEYTSPKHENLLVRESGFIISEDLPCIGASPDGITACDCCGNACIEIKCPFNARNDKIDENTCDFLVLKNDQLHLSENHKYYYQIQTQLGVCKQEMCFFVVWTLCDLFIKEVKFNPIVWEDICSKSKGFFECAVLPELVGKVFTSLPVPAKQPVLNTIDNVKQPVLKAIENVQCSDTQMKPVLLSDSEERYCYCDQVESGKMIACDNNDCSIVWFHFTCLKLENSPRGKWYCPDCRKLPAFKRLRKK from the exons ATGTCTAAGAAACTTTCATTTGCTACGGAGTATAAAGATAGCCTGGATAGTGTTGCCAAAAAGCGCTACGAGCAGAAGATAACCATAGTGGGTGGGGTAGACCCTTACGCAACTGATTTGGTTTGGTCAAAAGATGTGGCGTGCCTACCCTCAGTTACGCATATAGACATCGTTCACTATTTACTCTTTACCCCTAGTCCATACACGAAAGAAGATTTGAAAGCTTGGAAATCACTTGATGCTGTAAACCAACTCTGCAGTGGATGGGTGCAAGAGAGATCAAGTTACAAGACAAACAACCATGTCATAGTCACTGCAAAG GTATTACATTCACAACGACTTAGAGAGAAGCCACTTAGACCCTGGGTCATAGTGAAACCAGATGGTGTTGTGGAGGGGGCCCACTGTAATTGTATGGCTGGTCTTGGAGAAGCATGCACCCACATAGCAGCTCTTCTGTTTTCAATATCTGCAGCTGTGCAAATAAGAGATTCGCAAACGTGTACCCAGTCCGCAGCATATTGGAAGATTATACCAGCATCAGTGAAGACCATAAGGTATAAAACTGTAAGCAACATAAACTTTACCTCAGCAAAAACtgccaaaaaacattttgatgatAATTTGCAGTGCATGAATAATGGAGAAATCCCAGTTACAAACACCCCTTCAGTAAGAAAAGTTAAAACACCTAGAGCATCAGAGGCAGATTTCATGTCATTCTGTCAAAAACTGTCAGTGTTAAAATCTAAACCAGCCGTACTATCAGTCATAGAGCCGTATGCTGCAGATTATGTTCCAACATGTGAGAAACGAGACTTTCCTTTAATACTTAGTGAACTGAAAGATCCGGATATGATTGGTGAGCCATTGTGCACAGTACAGtctaaatgtaaaaacataagGGTTTCATGCAGCAAAGAACAATCCGAAAATGTTGAGGTTGAAACTCGGCTGCAGTCAAAATCAAAGCTATGGAACCAGTTCCGAGCTGGTAGAATCACAGCATCAAACATGCGAAGTGTGGTTTTTACAGACCCTGACAAGCCATCGAAATCTCTTGTAAAGAAAATATGCTATCCAGAGACCCAGTGTTTCCAGACTGAAGCCATGAAGTGGGGAACAGTGAATGAAAGAGTGGCTCTAAAGCAGTTTGTGGAGTATACCAGCCCAAAGCATGAAAACCTGCTAGTGAGAGAAAGTGGATTTATTATTTCAGAAGATCTACCCTGCATTGGTGCTTCACCTGATGGTATAACTGCCTGTGACTGTTGTGGCAATGcatgtattgaaattaaatgcccctttaatgctagaaatgataaaattgatGAGAACACATGTgatttcttagttttaaaaaatgatcaaCTCCATTTAAGTGAAAATCACAAGTACTATTACCAGATACAAACTCAATTAGGTGTATGTAAACAGGAAATGTGCTTCTTTGTTGTTTGGACattatgtgatttatttattaaagaagtGAAATTCAATCCAATTGTTTGGGAAGACATATGCAGCAAGTCAAAAGGTTTCTTTGAGTGTGCGGTTTTGCCAGAATTAGTTGGTAAAGTATTCACAAGCTTGCCAGTGCCAGCCAAACAGCCGGTATTGAATACTATTGATAATGTCAAGCAACCGGTATTAAAAGCAATAGAAAATGTTCAGTGTTCTGATACCCAAATGAAACCTGTCTTACTATCAGACTCCGAGGAAAGATATTGTTATTGCGACCAGGTTGAATCTGGTAAAATGATAGCATGTGACAATAACGATTGTTCAATTGTTTGGTTCCACTTTACTTGTCTTAAGTTGGAAAATTCCCCAAGAGGAAAGTGGTACTGCCCAGACTGTAGAAAGTTACCTGCATTCAAAAGACTCAGAAAGAAATGA